A single Oryzias melastigma strain HK-1 linkage group LG24, ASM292280v2, whole genome shotgun sequence DNA region contains:
- the insm1a gene encoding insulinoma-associated protein 1a: MPRGFLVKRNKKTTPVSYRVRSDDEDAVDAPPQLLPPSSSSSIPVRTPTPSFGAAATAPDQDARPVQFGNPETVYRGLYSPTRPASQDHDRYLERRFNLGSPVSAESFPTPAALTALDHLFAPVDLKIGSSTSNHAEARASFSGKLPVAGSKRPPGDPERKGKPASKKTKAIRKLHFEDDVTTSPVLGLKIKEAPVEKQNAGDQHPLGEFVCQLCREAYADPFSLAQHKCSRIVRVEYRCPECDKVFSCPANLASHRRWHKPKPHPDSAKAAPDDAKDCSDRDTPSPQPSESGSDDGLCDCTQCGKRFKRQAYLRKHLASQHGSPKPAREEEEARACEPSGAPLNLSASNTCHLCPVCGERFSSRGSQERHIRLLHSSHMYPCKYCPAVFYSSPGLTRHINKCHPSENRQVILLQVPLRPAC, from the coding sequence ATGCCCAGAGGATTTCTGGtgaaaagaaacaagaaaaccaCCCCGGTGTCTTACCGGGTCCGCTCTGATGACGAGGACGCCGTGGATGCGCCGCCGCAGCTGCtgcctccatcctcctcctcatccatcCCGGTGCGCACTCCAACGCCCAGCTTCGGCGCTGCCGCCACCGCTCCGGACCAGGATGCTCGGCCGGTCCAATTCGGTAACCCCGAGACGGTGTACCGAGGTCTCTACAGCCCCACTCGCCCCGCCAGCCAGGACCATGACCGCTACCTGGAGAGGCGCTTCAACCTCGGATCGCCCGTTTCGGCCGAATCTTTCCCCACGCCGGCCGCACTCACAGCTTTGGATCACCTCTTTGCGCCCGTGGACCTGAAGATCGGCTCCAGCACCAGCAACCACGCCGAAGCCAGGGCCTCGTTCTCCGGGAAGCTCCCCGTGGCCGGGTCCAAACGGCCGCCCGGCGACCCGGAGCGCAAAGGCAAACCGGCCTCCAAGAAAACCAAAGCCATCCGGAAACTGCACTTTGAGGATGACGTCACCACATCCCCGGTCCTCGGGCTCAAGATCAAAGAAGCCCCGGTGGAGAAGCAGAACGCGGGTGACCAACACCCGCTGGGGGAGTTTGTGTGCCAGCTGTGCCGCGAGGCGTACGCAGACCCGTTCTCCCTGGCCCAGCACAAGTGCTCCAGAATCGTCCGCGTCGAGTACAGGTGTCCCGAGTGTGACAAGGTGTTCAGCTGCCCGGCCAACCTGGCCTCTCACCGGCGCTGGCACAAACCGAAGCCTCACCCGGACAGCGCCAAAGCTGCGCCCGACGACGCGAAGGACTGCAGCGACAGGGACACGCCGAGCCCGCAGCCGTCCGAATCCGGCTCCGACGACGGCCTGTGTGACTGTACCCAGTGCGGGAAAAGGTTCAAGCGCCAAGCCTACCTGAGGAAGCACCTTGCGTCACAGCACGGCTCCCCAAAACCCGCgcgcgaggaggaggaggcgcgcGCCTGCGAGCCGAGCGGCGCGCCGCTCAACCTGAGCGCCTCCAACACCTGTCACCTGTGCCCCGTCTGCGGGGAGAGGTTCAGCAGCAGGGGCAGCCAGGAGCGCCACATCCGCCTGCTGCACTCCTCACACATGTACCCCTGCAAATACTGCCCCGCCGTCTTCTACAGCTCCCCCGGACTCACCAGGCACATCAACAAATGCCACCCGTCCGAGAACCGGCAGGTGATCCTGCTGCAGGTGCCGCTCCGCCCCGCATGCTGA